A window of the Butyricimonas virosa genome harbors these coding sequences:
- a CDS encoding RNA polymerase sigma factor, giving the protein MQSEQEILLEHLAKDDDMAYTLLYKQFYVPMVLFASQYINNEEASKDVVQEFFISMLGQKKDFENVTALKVYLYHSVKNRCMNYIQHEQVKGRYEAFVLREFDDVDLFWDRVLEEDIYARVLEVVQELPRQYRNVMMLSLDGYKISEVAEKMGISLETAKEYKKEGKKRLSVRLRSLGLELFISIFF; this is encoded by the coding sequence ATGCAGAGCGAGCAAGAGATACTTTTAGAACATCTGGCCAAGGATGATGATATGGCTTATACTCTTTTGTATAAGCAGTTTTACGTGCCGATGGTACTCTTTGCCAGTCAATATATCAACAATGAAGAGGCCTCAAAGGATGTGGTGCAGGAGTTTTTTATTTCCATGTTGGGGCAGAAAAAAGATTTTGAGAATGTTACGGCGTTAAAAGTTTATCTTTATCATTCGGTAAAAAATAGGTGCATGAATTATATCCAGCATGAACAGGTCAAGGGGCGTTACGAGGCGTTTGTGTTGCGGGAATTTGATGATGTCGATCTTTTCTGGGATCGGGTTTTGGAGGAAGATATTTATGCGCGAGTTTTGGAAGTCGTGCAGGAATTGCCTCGACAATACCGCAACGTGATGATGCTTTCGTTGGATGGGTACAAGATTTCTGAAGTCGCGGAAAAAATGGGTATTTCCTTAGAGACTGCCAAGGAGTATAAGAAAGAGGGAAAGAAACGGTTGAGTGTCCGGTTACGATCTTTAGGTTTGGAGTTGTTTATTTCTATTTTCTTTTAA
- a CDS encoding RagB/SusD family nutrient uptake outer membrane protein, protein MKTNILTGGLMMMLAVSCNSFLDVVPDNRTLLDSPDAVKEILVSAYPQAHYYHICEVMSDNAQERKVSSTHSRATLNKQMYYWDDGTETTQDNPVYVWTNYYEAIAAANMALEAIEEAGDTDEYSTAKGEALVCRAFNHFILVNLFAEHYDPNKAENMLGIPYNTKPETQAIVYYTRDNLKRVYELIEEDLTKGLPLLKDETYEVPKYHFTKAAAYAFAARFYQYKGDWDKVIEYTSNVLGANPQKKLRDLRHIKNRSDKDAYQQDYFYGEHASTLLMVSAISWWARDNYSTSLRFGMTRDIYTDLYYNKNICGTSGSSATFYVTSTYTPSDAAQMRKFKELFKYNSVGSTTGKGYAVGCLLSTEEALLNRAEAYIMKHEFDLALEDINLLLSERIWVNKNDVDADFTAYRVDLAKVKAFYDNNDKYLDLAPFYASEIDEDQMSLLKCVVDWRRREFMQEGLRWFDIKRFHLPVVHEFKFTGDPAITLTGDDLRRAIQIPTEAQGFGVEPNPR, encoded by the coding sequence ATGAAGACAAATATATTAACAGGCGGTCTGATGATGATGTTGGCAGTGTCGTGTAACTCGTTTCTGGACGTTGTACCCGACAACCGGACGTTGTTGGACTCTCCCGATGCGGTGAAAGAAATTCTGGTATCGGCTTATCCCCAGGCTCATTATTACCATATATGCGAGGTGATGAGTGATAATGCGCAGGAGAGAAAGGTGAGTAGCACGCATAGCCGTGCGACATTGAATAAACAGATGTATTACTGGGATGACGGAACGGAAACAACACAGGATAATCCGGTGTACGTGTGGACAAATTACTACGAGGCGATAGCTGCTGCCAATATGGCGCTGGAGGCGATAGAAGAGGCCGGAGATACGGATGAATATTCTACAGCCAAGGGAGAGGCGTTGGTATGTAGGGCCTTTAATCATTTTATTCTGGTCAATTTGTTTGCTGAACATTATGATCCGAATAAAGCGGAAAATATGCTGGGTATTCCGTACAACACGAAACCGGAGACGCAGGCTATTGTTTACTATACCCGTGATAACTTGAAACGAGTGTACGAATTGATCGAGGAGGATCTGACAAAAGGGTTGCCTTTGTTGAAAGACGAAACTTACGAGGTTCCGAAGTATCATTTTACTAAAGCGGCAGCCTATGCTTTTGCAGCTCGTTTCTATCAATACAAAGGGGACTGGGATAAGGTGATCGAGTATACTTCTAATGTGTTGGGGGCTAATCCACAGAAGAAACTACGTGATTTGCGGCATATCAAGAATCGCTCAGACAAGGATGCTTATCAACAGGATTATTTCTACGGGGAACATGCCTCTACCTTATTGATGGTATCGGCTATAAGTTGGTGGGCTCGTGATAACTACTCTACAAGTTTGCGATTTGGAATGACGCGTGATATTTACACGGATTTGTATTACAACAAGAACATTTGTGGAACATCGGGGAGTTCGGCAACTTTCTATGTTACATCTACTTACACACCTTCAGATGCGGCACAGATGCGTAAGTTTAAAGAGTTGTTCAAGTATAATTCAGTGGGATCGACAACCGGTAAAGGCTATGCGGTGGGATGTTTGTTGAGTACAGAGGAAGCTTTGTTGAATCGGGCCGAGGCCTATATTATGAAGCATGAATTTGATTTGGCGTTGGAAGATATTAATTTGCTACTTTCGGAAAGAATATGGGTGAATAAAAATGACGTGGATGCAGACTTTACGGCTTACCGGGTGGATTTAGCAAAAGTTAAAGCATTCTATGATAATAACGATAAATACCTTGATTTGGCCCCGTTCTATGCATCGGAGATTGATGAGGACCAGATGTCGTTGCTAAAATGTGTCGTGGATTGGAGACGGCGGGAGTTTATGCAGGAAGGATTGCGTTGGTTTGACATTAAGCGTTTCCATTTACCGGTGGTTCATGAATTCAAGTTTACGGGCGATCCCGCAATAACCCTCACTGGTGATGATTTGCGCCGGGCGATTCAGATTCCGACAGAGGCACAAGGATTTGGTGTAGAACCTAATCCCCGTT
- a CDS encoding FecR family protein yields the protein MNRADETFQVSEIISRYVLGSMTESEKEELDGWLDRSPRNKLLFEELVRQEVASGKILAYGRVEWEGALKELLEQKKKLRLAGRKRRIIRLGSCAAVLLFACMGIWFYYIQTGNALIGEGEVHKEIPKLLAGKPQATLQLASGKTVFLTSDSSRRLEPEYGVEIRQDSGVIKYQVAEVQGGKEEQYNMITVPRGGEFTLILSDGTQVWLNAETSLRYPVEFVGNERKVYLEGEAFFDVTHDKQKQFVVETEKAKVQVYGTAFNVYAYPNEYEVVATLVRGAIDLKERGSGNRIQLEPGEQGCLAGGKLTKREVDVDMYIAWITGRMVFKSICLGDMLKHLARWYDVNIVFTEERLKEVSFTGEVKKYDDFTEVLDVIESTQVVRFRIEDRTIIVY from the coding sequence ATGAATAGAGCGGATGAAACTTTTCAGGTGTCAGAAATTATTTCCCGGTATGTGTTGGGGAGTATGACTGAATCGGAAAAAGAAGAACTGGATGGTTGGCTGGATAGATCTCCTCGTAACAAATTGTTGTTTGAAGAGTTGGTTCGTCAGGAGGTCGCTTCCGGAAAGATTCTGGCTTACGGGCGTGTGGAATGGGAGGGGGCATTGAAAGAATTGTTGGAACAGAAAAAGAAATTGAGGTTGGCTGGACGTAAAAGGCGAATTATCCGTTTGGGAAGTTGTGCAGCCGTGTTGTTATTTGCCTGTATGGGTATTTGGTTTTATTATATTCAGACGGGAAATGCCCTGATCGGGGAAGGAGAGGTACATAAGGAGATTCCGAAATTATTGGCAGGAAAGCCGCAGGCAACGTTGCAACTGGCTTCTGGGAAGACTGTATTCCTAACGTCTGATTCTTCCCGGCGCCTCGAACCGGAATATGGCGTGGAAATCCGGCAGGACTCCGGGGTGATAAAATATCAGGTTGCTGAGGTTCAAGGAGGGAAAGAGGAACAATATAATATGATCACGGTTCCGAGAGGTGGGGAGTTTACCTTGATTTTGAGTGATGGAACGCAGGTTTGGTTGAATGCGGAAACGAGTTTGCGCTATCCAGTGGAGTTCGTGGGGAATGAACGGAAAGTGTATTTGGAGGGGGAAGCGTTTTTTGACGTTACGCATGATAAACAAAAACAATTTGTTGTCGAGACAGAAAAAGCGAAGGTGCAGGTGTATGGAACAGCATTTAATGTTTACGCTTATCCCAACGAGTATGAGGTGGTGGCCACTTTGGTGCGGGGAGCTATTGATTTGAAAGAGCGTGGGTCTGGTAATCGAATTCAGCTGGAACCGGGAGAACAGGGGTGTCTTGCCGGGGGCAAGCTTACAAAACGAGAAGTTGATGTGGATATGTATATCGCTTGGATCACGGGGCGTATGGTGTTTAAAAGTATTTGCCTAGGCGATATGTTGAAACATTTAGCCCGTTGGTATGATGTCAATATTGTATTTACGGAAGAGCGATTGAAAGAAGTTTCGTTTACGGGAGAGGTGAAAAAGTATGATGATTTCACGGAGGTGTTGGACGTGATCGAATCGACGCAAGTAGTCCGTTTTAGGATAGAAGATAGAACAATTATAGTATATTAA
- a CDS encoding calcium/sodium antiporter has protein sequence MVIPVLLVVASLVVLYFGADFLVKGSSSLAVRFGISPLVVGLTVVAFGTSAPELLVSVQSALESNPGIAVGNVMGSNIFNVCAILGVSAMIYPLRVNPRLIRLDAPVMLVATLLFVGIFHNGSFGRWAGILFFAGICAYMVYCVYKAKRGESVEGDEEIKLTKSWMLDVVLVIAGFALLVWGSGLLVDNAVIIAQALGWSEAVIGLTIVAAGTSMPELATSVVAALKKRTDIAIGNVIGSNIFNLLAVLGLTATIAPVETNQINWTDMLVMLGTSLLLLPFMRTGFKIGRGEGVVLFVIYIAYTLYLIV, from the coding sequence ATGGTGATTCCTGTACTTCTCGTGGTGGCCTCTTTGGTTGTACTTTATTTCGGGGCTGATTTCCTGGTAAAAGGTAGTTCGTCTTTGGCCGTGCGTTTTGGAATATCTCCTTTAGTTGTCGGTTTGACCGTGGTGGCTTTCGGGACAAGTGCGCCGGAGTTGTTGGTCAGCGTGCAGTCCGCGCTGGAAAGTAATCCGGGGATTGCCGTGGGGAACGTGATGGGATCCAATATATTCAATGTTTGCGCTATTCTTGGTGTTTCGGCTATGATTTACCCGTTGCGAGTGAATCCCCGGTTGATTCGTTTGGATGCGCCCGTGATGCTGGTGGCCACGTTGCTGTTCGTGGGGATATTTCATAACGGGAGTTTCGGAAGATGGGCCGGAATATTATTTTTTGCCGGGATATGCGCTTATATGGTTTACTGTGTGTACAAGGCCAAGCGGGGAGAGTCTGTTGAAGGGGACGAGGAAATCAAACTCACGAAGAGCTGGATGTTGGATGTTGTGTTGGTGATTGCGGGGTTTGCCTTGTTGGTATGGGGATCGGGCTTGCTTGTTGATAATGCCGTGATTATCGCACAGGCTTTGGGATGGAGCGAGGCGGTAATCGGTTTGACGATCGTGGCAGCAGGGACAAGTATGCCGGAACTGGCAACTTCCGTGGTGGCTGCCTTGAAAAAACGTACGGATATTGCTATCGGTAACGTGATCGGTTCGAATATATTCAATCTTTTGGCTGTTTTAGGATTAACGGCGACGATTGCACCCGTGGAGACCAACCAGATTAACTGGACGGACATGCTGGTGATGCTCGGAACTTCTTTACTTCTGTTGCCTTTCATGCGGACGGGATTCAAGATCGGGCGGGGGGAAGGTGTTGTGCTGTTCGTTATTTATATCGCTTATACATTGTATCTGATTGTTTGA
- a CDS encoding SusC/RagA family TonB-linked outer membrane protein, translating into MKKNGEYDPPKYGSLKKTCRIMKATLLFLMLTVCHSFGMVYSQEVRLDIDLENATFGQFMEQVKDQSDFTFFFHDAMVMKLTNITLHVKQEDIDAILTKCLKGSGITYRIKDRTIILYGTDDNTKKEIEVKGRVVDEKGEPLPGATVKVKDEPGEKGVLRGTVTGPDGNFSLKVPNNKAVLEISFVGYVSQTIPVANAEALKKIVLKEVVENIDEVIVTGYQRIDRKLFTGAAAVIKAEDAMVEGSIDVSRMLQGKAAGVQIQNVSGTFGASPKMRVRGASSIYGNQKPLWVVDGLVLEDIVEISADDLSSGNSETLISSAIAGLNADDIESFQILKDASATALYGARAMNGVVVITTKKGKKGTMTVNYSGEFTIRMKPSYSQFNLMNSQEQMMVYEEMEEKGWLNYADISRDKNGGVYKKMADLISTYDPATGKFGLENTPQAKAAFLQKYEMANTDWFDVLFRNSLQQVHSLSLSSGSERSRFYASLSYFNDAGWTLADKVNRYTANMNASFDIKPWISVNLLTTNSLRMQKAPGTNSRRTNAVDGTFERDFDINPFSYALNTSRTLRPYDDNGNYEYYTMNYAPFSLLNELNTNKLNIDMLDAKFQAELEIRPLKGLEVKALGAVRYVKTTREHRINDKSNAAEAYRADMDAQIRDNNKFLYKDPDNPGYPAKVVMPKGGFYNRDENTMLNYYQRGILNYNTSFNEGIHTLNVMAGEEVRYTNRTIAFNKGFGYQWDRGGVPFLDPDLLKQQIENGVDYYGMEEEYDRFAAFFGTVGYSYNGTYIFNVTGRYDGSNKLGKSRSARWLPTWNVSGAWHVTNEKFMEPVETISRLTLRATYGLTASMGPSSNSIAVLYNDVAYRPNQSDRENLIYISSLENSELTWEKQYETNVGIDLGIFDNRISLSADVYWRKGFDLIGNVRTSGIGGQQTKKANYANMKSNGVEFTLNTKNLVYSNFSWTTNWTFAFNKNKITKLESRPRVIDLVQAEGAPLKGYPVRGIFSIPFLGLNAEGMPILMDADGQPCTGDIDFQETINLGFLKYEGPVDPKITGGFENTFKYRNWTFSFFINYQFGNKVRLYDYFKSEYSDMTVMPKEFDDRWVLSGDETKTNIPVILSQRQVQRPKNEYKEAYNAYNFSTERIADGSFIRLKDISLTYKLPDRWMKTIGLGSASLKCIASNVALLYRDKKLHGQDPEFFRSGGVAMPVPRQITFSLRVGF; encoded by the coding sequence ATGAAAAAAAATGGAGAATATGACCCTCCAAAGTACGGGTCATTGAAAAAAACATGCAGGATTATGAAAGCTACATTGCTTTTCCTTATGCTGACAGTTTGTCATTCATTTGGAATGGTCTATTCACAAGAGGTGAGGCTAGACATAGATTTGGAGAATGCGACTTTCGGACAGTTCATGGAACAGGTAAAAGATCAATCTGATTTTACTTTCTTTTTTCACGATGCCATGGTCATGAAATTGACAAACATTACTTTGCACGTGAAACAAGAGGATATTGATGCGATTCTTACCAAGTGTCTGAAGGGTTCAGGGATCACTTACCGTATTAAGGATCGTACGATTATTCTTTACGGGACGGATGATAACACGAAGAAAGAGATCGAGGTGAAAGGGCGAGTTGTTGACGAAAAGGGAGAGCCTTTACCGGGTGCGACGGTGAAGGTAAAGGACGAACCGGGAGAGAAAGGGGTGTTGCGGGGAACCGTTACAGGGCCGGACGGGAATTTCTCGTTGAAAGTGCCGAACAATAAAGCCGTTCTGGAAATCTCTTTCGTGGGGTATGTTTCCCAGACAATTCCGGTGGCTAATGCCGAGGCGTTGAAAAAGATCGTGTTGAAAGAGGTGGTAGAGAATATCGACGAGGTGATTGTTACCGGTTACCAGAGAATAGACCGTAAATTGTTTACGGGTGCTGCGGCGGTTATCAAGGCCGAGGACGCTATGGTCGAGGGTTCCATTGACGTGAGCCGGATGTTACAGGGTAAAGCTGCCGGGGTACAGATTCAAAACGTGTCGGGTACGTTCGGGGCATCCCCGAAGATGCGGGTCCGGGGCGCCTCTTCTATTTATGGAAACCAGAAACCGTTGTGGGTGGTGGATGGATTGGTGTTGGAAGATATCGTTGAGATTTCAGCAGATGATTTGTCATCCGGGAATTCGGAGACTTTGATCAGTTCGGCTATTGCCGGGTTGAATGCGGATGATATTGAAAGTTTTCAGATATTGAAGGATGCCTCGGCGACTGCGTTGTACGGGGCGAGAGCAATGAATGGCGTGGTGGTGATCACGACGAAGAAAGGTAAAAAAGGCACGATGACCGTGAATTATAGCGGTGAATTCACGATTCGGATGAAACCCAGTTATTCCCAGTTTAATTTGATGAACTCTCAAGAGCAGATGATGGTTTACGAAGAGATGGAGGAGAAAGGCTGGTTGAATTACGCGGACATTTCTCGGGATAAAAATGGTGGCGTGTACAAGAAAATGGCTGATCTGATTTCTACCTACGATCCGGCAACAGGTAAGTTCGGGTTAGAAAATACTCCTCAAGCGAAAGCCGCTTTTCTACAGAAGTATGAGATGGCAAACACGGATTGGTTTGATGTGCTTTTCAGGAATTCTTTGCAACAGGTACATTCTTTAAGTTTGTCTTCCGGTTCGGAAAGATCTCGTTTTTATGCCTCTTTGAGTTATTTTAATGATGCCGGTTGGACGCTCGCTGATAAAGTGAATCGTTACACGGCGAACATGAACGCCTCTTTCGATATAAAACCATGGATTTCAGTTAATTTGCTAACAACAAATTCTTTGCGTATGCAAAAGGCTCCGGGAACGAATAGTCGCAGAACGAATGCCGTAGACGGAACTTTTGAACGTGATTTTGACATCAACCCGTTCAGTTACGCTTTAAATACAAGCCGTACTCTACGTCCGTATGATGATAACGGGAATTACGAATATTACACGATGAACTATGCTCCGTTTAGTCTTCTGAACGAGTTGAACACGAATAAGTTGAATATTGATATGCTGGATGCTAAATTCCAGGCCGAGTTGGAAATTCGTCCATTGAAGGGATTGGAAGTGAAGGCTTTGGGTGCGGTGCGCTACGTGAAGACAACCCGGGAACATCGAATTAACGATAAGTCGAATGCGGCAGAGGCTTACCGGGCTGATATGGATGCACAGATTCGGGATAATAATAAATTCCTGTATAAAGATCCGGATAATCCGGGCTATCCGGCTAAGGTTGTGATGCCGAAGGGTGGATTTTATAACCGGGATGAGAATACGATGCTGAATTATTATCAACGGGGAATATTGAATTACAATACTTCTTTTAACGAGGGGATTCATACTTTGAACGTGATGGCGGGAGAGGAAGTACGTTATACGAACCGGACGATAGCTTTTAACAAGGGTTTTGGTTACCAATGGGATCGTGGTGGTGTACCTTTTCTGGACCCTGATTTGTTGAAACAACAGATTGAAAACGGTGTCGATTATTACGGGATGGAAGAAGAATACGATCGCTTTGCCGCTTTCTTCGGTACGGTAGGATATAGTTATAATGGTACTTATATTTTTAACGTGACGGGGCGTTACGATGGTTCTAACAAATTGGGTAAATCCCGGTCTGCTCGTTGGTTACCGACGTGGAACGTGAGTGGTGCGTGGCACGTGACAAATGAAAAGTTCATGGAGCCAGTCGAAACAATATCCCGTTTGACCTTACGGGCAACTTACGGGTTGACGGCGAGTATGGGACCCTCAAGTAACTCGATAGCTGTTTTGTATAATGACGTGGCTTATCGTCCAAACCAAAGTGATCGGGAGAATTTGATTTATATTAGTTCTTTAGAGAATAGCGAACTGACATGGGAAAAGCAGTATGAAACGAACGTGGGTATTGATCTGGGGATTTTTGATAATCGCATAAGCTTGAGTGCTGATGTGTATTGGAGAAAGGGATTTGATTTGATTGGTAACGTGCGGACTTCGGGAATTGGAGGGCAACAGACGAAGAAGGCCAATTATGCAAATATGAAATCTAATGGTGTCGAGTTTACTTTAAACACGAAGAATTTGGTTTATTCCAACTTTAGCTGGACAACGAACTGGACGTTTGCTTTCAACAAGAACAAGATCACGAAACTGGAGTCCCGTCCGCGGGTGATCGATTTGGTGCAGGCAGAAGGAGCTCCTTTAAAGGGGTATCCCGTGAGAGGTATTTTCTCGATTCCTTTTTTAGGATTGAATGCGGAAGGTATGCCAATATTGATGGATGCTGACGGGCAACCTTGCACGGGAGATATTGATTTTCAAGAGACGATTAACTTGGGATTCTTGAAATATGAAGGACCGGTTGATCCGAAAATTACCGGAGGTTTTGAGAATACATTCAAATACCGGAACTGGACGTTCAGTTTCTTTATTAATTACCAATTTGGCAATAAGGTGCGGTTGTATGATTATTTCAAAAGCGAGTATTCTGATATGACCGTGATGCCGAAAGAATTTGATGATCGTTGGGTGTTGTCGGGCGATGAGACGAAAACGAATATCCCGGTTATTCTTTCCCAACGTCAGGTACAACGTCCGAAGAATGAGTACAAAGAGGCTTACAATGCTTATAATTTTTCCACGGAGCGAATTGCTGACGGTTCGTTTATCCGATTGAAAGACATTAGTTTGACATACAAACTTCCGGATCGATGGATGAAGACAATCGGTTTGGGGTCTGCCTCTTTGAAATGTATTGCTTCCAACGTGGCTTTGTTGTATAGAGACAAGAAGTTACACGGTCAGGACCCGGAGTTTTTCCGTTCCGGCGGTGTGGCGATGCCGGTGCCGAGACAAATTACCTTCTCTTTGCGGGTAGGGTTCTAA